Proteins from a single region of Desertibacillus haloalkaliphilus:
- a CDS encoding diacylglycerol kinase yields the protein MKRARVIYNPSAGREQVRKQLPYILERLEKAGYEASAHATTKEGCATEAADRAAENGFALVVAAGGDGTIFEVVNGLAGQKVRPRLGIIPAGTTNDFARALGIPREIEAVCDVLCEGEARPIDIGKVGEQYFINIAAGGTLTELTYDTPSKLKTMMGQLAYYVKGFEKLRSLSPTQVTIEYDGKLFEGDIMLFLVSNTNSVGGFEKLAPNAEFDDGMFDLTIVERTSLPEFVRIASLALRGEHIHHPKVIHVEANRVKVHVEGDMQLNLDGEYGGMLPSEFENLHHHFEIMAPKRENNE from the coding sequence ATGAAGCGAGCAAGAGTCATTTATAATCCATCAGCAGGTCGTGAACAAGTACGGAAGCAGTTGCCGTATATATTGGAACGACTTGAAAAGGCCGGCTATGAAGCCTCAGCACATGCGACGACGAAAGAAGGTTGTGCCACCGAGGCGGCAGATCGGGCAGCCGAGAATGGCTTTGCACTAGTTGTTGCTGCAGGCGGGGATGGAACGATATTTGAAGTTGTAAACGGTTTAGCAGGGCAGAAGGTTAGACCGAGACTTGGAATTATTCCTGCTGGAACGACGAATGACTTTGCTAGGGCACTTGGGATTCCGCGTGAAATTGAGGCTGTCTGTGATGTATTATGTGAAGGCGAAGCACGCCCAATTGATATTGGTAAGGTGGGCGAGCAATATTTTATCAATATTGCTGCTGGTGGAACATTAACAGAGTTAACCTATGATACACCGAGTAAATTAAAAACGATGATGGGGCAATTGGCTTACTATGTGAAAGGCTTTGAAAAATTGCGCTCACTTTCACCAACGCAGGTGACGATTGAATATGATGGTAAGCTTTTTGAAGGGGACATTATGCTGTTTCTCGTCTCAAATACGAACTCTGTCGGTGGCTTTGAAAAGCTGGCTCCGAATGCAGAGTTTGATGATGGGATGTTTGACTTAACGATCGTTGAGAGAACCTCATTACCAGAGTTTGTACGGATCGCGAGCTTAGCGTTACGTGGAGAGCACATTCATCATCCGAAAGTGATCCATGTCGAAGCGAACCGGGTAAAGGTTCATGTTGAAGGCGATATGCAGTTGAATTTAGATGGTGAATATGGAGGGATGCTTCCTTCTGAATTTGAAAATCTGCATCATCATTTTGAAATTATGGCCCCTAAAAGAGAAAACAATGAATAA
- a CDS encoding sigma-70 family RNA polymerase sigma factor, with product MEKYRDYIFRSVYSVLRNQKDAEDAAQGVFVRMYYSLPRYQGQGFKTWMTRLAVNHAIDMKRKAGKQKEAAIEVETTANDNVEEEMIVKERRELVCKHLEDVPSNYRDVIEQYYLREKSYQEIAREQKVTVKTVETKLYRARAWLKKHWKEEDFR from the coding sequence ATTGAAAAATACCGTGATTATATTTTTCGATCAGTATATTCAGTGTTACGAAATCAAAAAGATGCTGAAGATGCTGCACAGGGTGTATTTGTCCGCATGTATTACTCTCTCCCTCGTTATCAAGGTCAAGGGTTTAAAACATGGATGACAAGGCTGGCAGTGAATCATGCGATAGATATGAAACGAAAAGCTGGCAAACAAAAAGAAGCTGCCATTGAAGTTGAAACAACGGCAAATGATAATGTTGAAGAAGAAATGATCGTAAAGGAAAGACGAGAATTGGTTTGTAAACACCTTGAAGACGTACCTAGTAATTACCGTGATGTGATTGAGCAGTATTATCTCCGAGAGAAGAGCTACCAGGAGATTGCTAGAGAGCAAAAGGTGACAGTGAAAACAGTTGAAACCAAGCTTTACCGGGCGAGAGCATGGCTGAAAAAACATTGGAAGGAGGAGGATTTTAGGTGA
- a CDS encoding anti-sigma factor family protein gives MTHYPIEKWKAYVNDELTEYEREEVEQHLYSCDRCLELYMAVIEQEGEDMPVVEDERAFTEAVLQETTVTVKKQRKPSIQKKTVIHYVIAASMTLTLMTTGFFEGGIQMVSSVEQTYQHGQIDSFSAEVLNYVTGLFELLEANEREG, from the coding sequence GTGACTCATTATCCAATTGAAAAGTGGAAGGCGTATGTGAACGATGAACTGACAGAGTATGAAAGAGAAGAAGTGGAGCAACACCTGTATTCCTGTGACCGATGTTTGGAGTTGTATATGGCTGTGATTGAACAAGAAGGTGAAGACATGCCCGTGGTTGAAGATGAACGTGCGTTTACTGAAGCTGTTTTGCAAGAGACAACCGTTACGGTGAAAAAACAGCGCAAGCCCTCGATTCAGAAAAAGACGGTTATACACTATGTCATTGCTGCAAGTATGACACTGACCTTAATGACGACAGGTTTTTTTGAGGGAGGAATACAAATGGTTTCTTCAGTTGAGCAAACGTACCAACACGGACAAATCGATTCGTTTTCAGCGGAAGTTTTAAATTATGTAACAGGTCTATTCGAACTGTTAGAAGCAAACGAGAGGGAGGGCTAA
- the rlmD gene encoding 23S rRNA (uracil(1939)-C(5))-methyltransferase RlmD, with protein MSKAKAPVQKNEMVDVVFEDLTHEGAAVAKIDGYALFVPKGLPGERAKVKVVKVNKGYGFGRLIEITESSEHRATPPCPIFEQCGGCQLQHLDYEGQLKQKRKQVSNVLERIGKLEDVTVHETLGMSDPWRYRNKAQVPVAEREGGLVAGFYQERSHRIIDMESCLIQQEENDQVVQTVKAIANRYHIRAYDEQKHRGTLRHVVTRYGHKTGELMVVLVTKGKELPNKKNVINDIRQALPNVKSIVQNVNNKRTNVIFGEETTVLWGEEYIYDYIGEIKFAISARSFYQVNPEQTKVLYDKALEYAKLTGKETVIDAYCGIGTISLFLAQRARHVYGVEIVPEAIADAKRNAKLNHIENADFAVGEAEKVMPWWYSQGIRPDVIVVDPPRKGCDEALLETIIKMKPERVVYVSCNPATLARDLKVLEEGGYKTKEVQPVDMFPHTTHVENVAVLELRN; from the coding sequence ATGAGTAAAGCAAAAGCACCTGTACAAAAAAATGAAATGGTAGACGTTGTATTTGAAGATTTAACACATGAGGGTGCCGCAGTCGCTAAGATCGATGGCTATGCCTTATTTGTCCCAAAAGGCTTGCCAGGTGAACGTGCAAAGGTGAAGGTTGTTAAAGTCAATAAAGGCTATGGGTTCGGTCGACTAATTGAAATTACCGAATCGAGTGAGCACCGTGCGACGCCGCCTTGTCCGATTTTTGAGCAATGCGGTGGTTGTCAATTACAGCATTTAGATTATGAAGGTCAGCTTAAGCAAAAGCGTAAGCAAGTAAGTAATGTACTGGAGCGAATCGGCAAGCTCGAGGACGTTACTGTTCATGAAACGTTAGGGATGAGCGACCCTTGGCGTTATCGCAACAAAGCGCAAGTACCTGTTGCAGAAAGGGAGGGCGGCTTAGTCGCAGGCTTTTATCAAGAGCGCAGTCACCGCATCATTGATATGGAGAGCTGTCTCATTCAACAGGAAGAAAACGATCAAGTTGTGCAGACGGTTAAAGCGATTGCTAACCGCTATCACATTCGGGCATATGATGAGCAAAAGCACCGTGGGACACTGCGCCACGTCGTTACACGTTATGGTCATAAAACGGGAGAGTTAATGGTCGTTCTTGTGACAAAAGGGAAAGAGCTACCGAATAAGAAAAACGTGATCAATGATATCCGTCAGGCACTACCTAATGTCAAGTCAATCGTTCAAAATGTGAACAATAAACGGACGAACGTGATTTTTGGAGAGGAAACGACTGTTCTTTGGGGCGAAGAATACATCTATGATTATATCGGTGAGATCAAATTTGCGATTTCAGCTCGCTCATTTTATCAAGTAAACCCTGAACAAACGAAGGTTTTATATGATAAGGCACTTGAATATGCCAAATTAACAGGAAAAGAAACGGTCATTGACGCGTATTGTGGAATTGGAACCATCTCTCTTTTCCTCGCTCAGCGTGCTAGGCATGTCTATGGTGTCGAAATCGTCCCAGAAGCGATTGCTGATGCGAAACGTAATGCGAAACTTAATCACATAGAAAATGCTGATTTTGCAGTTGGTGAGGCAGAAAAAGTAATGCCATGGTGGTACTCCCAAGGCATCCGCCCTGACGTCATTGTCGTTGACCCTCCGAGAAAGGGTTGTGACGAGGCTTTACTGGAGACGATCATCAAAATGAAACCAGAACGAGTCGTCTATGTCTCTTGTAACCCTGCAACTCTTGCTAGGGACTTAAAAGTGTTAGAAGAAGGCGGCTATAAGACGAAAGAAGTCCAGCCGGTAGATATGTTCCCGCATACAACGCATGTAGAAAATGTTGCGGTACTTGAATTAAGGAATTGA
- a CDS encoding HAD family hydrolase: MDTIIFDVDDTLYDQAQSFHKTVRKLFQEPFSDEEIDQLYKASRKYSEILFDQSEAGEISQFEWQTGRIMAACNDFNIPIDTERATIFHETYVTEQQNITLFPEVEELLNVLYKEGKQLGILTNGEEKHQAMKIKQLSLSRWIPTEMTFISGTIGHAKPKREVFDFIEQKMDLDQTKTVYIGDNFEKDIIGAKQAGWQAIWMNHRKKDLPTNATYKPDKEVHSAKELLELFVEKS, from the coding sequence ATGGATACGATAATTTTTGATGTCGACGATACACTATATGATCAAGCACAATCTTTTCATAAAACGGTGAGGAAGCTTTTTCAAGAGCCATTTTCAGACGAAGAAATCGATCAATTATATAAAGCTAGTCGTAAGTATAGCGAGATTTTATTTGATCAAAGTGAAGCAGGTGAAATATCGCAATTTGAATGGCAAACCGGACGAATCATGGCTGCCTGTAATGATTTTAACATCCCTATAGATACGGAAAGAGCGACTATTTTTCATGAGACGTATGTGACGGAACAACAAAACATTACCTTGTTTCCGGAAGTCGAAGAACTACTGAATGTACTTTACAAAGAAGGGAAACAGCTTGGGATTCTTACAAATGGTGAAGAAAAACATCAAGCAATGAAAATTAAACAGCTCAGCCTTAGTCGTTGGATTCCGACAGAAATGACGTTTATTTCTGGTACGATTGGTCATGCAAAACCGAAAAGAGAAGTATTTGATTTTATTGAACAGAAAATGGACCTTGACCAAACCAAAACCGTGTATATCGGGGATAATTTTGAAAAAGATATTATTGGAGCAAAACAAGCAGGCTGGCAAGCGATCTGGATGAATCATCGTAAGAAAGATTTACCGACGAATGCTACCTATAAACCAGATAAAGAAGTGCATAGTGCCAAAGAGTTATTAGAATTATTTGTGGAAAAGTCTTAG
- a CDS encoding tRNA dihydrouridine synthase, which yields MIDNFWRELPRPFFILAPMEEVTDVVFRHVVSEAARPDVFFTEFTNSESYCHPEGHQSVRGRLTFTEDEQPIVAHIWGDKPENFRKMSIGMAKLGFRGIDINMGCPVPNVARHGKGSGLIRRPEVAADLIQAAKAGGLPVSVKTRLGFTEVDEWHEWLTHILKQDIANLSIHLRTREEMSKVDAHWELIPEIKKLRDRVAPDTLLTINGDIPDRQTGLKLAHQYGIDGVMIGRGIFHNPFAFEKEPKDHSSKELLDLLRLHLDLHDKYSELGLRSFKALHRFFKIYVKGFRGASGLRNQLMTTESTDEARALLDNFESHGEQ from the coding sequence ATGATAGATAATTTTTGGCGTGAGTTACCACGACCTTTTTTTATACTGGCACCAATGGAAGAAGTGACGGATGTTGTATTTCGTCATGTAGTGAGTGAAGCAGCGAGGCCTGATGTGTTTTTTACAGAGTTTACAAACAGTGAGAGTTATTGTCACCCAGAGGGACACCAAAGTGTGCGCGGGCGTTTGACTTTTACAGAGGATGAACAACCCATTGTCGCTCATATATGGGGGGATAAGCCTGAAAATTTTCGGAAAATGAGTATTGGAATGGCGAAACTGGGCTTTCGGGGTATCGATATTAATATGGGCTGTCCTGTACCTAATGTCGCACGGCATGGGAAGGGAAGTGGCCTTATTCGTCGTCCGGAAGTGGCAGCAGATTTAATCCAAGCAGCAAAAGCAGGAGGACTGCCCGTAAGTGTAAAGACAAGGCTTGGTTTCACGGAGGTAGACGAATGGCACGAATGGCTGACACACATATTGAAGCAAGACATTGCTAATCTTTCCATTCATCTGCGGACAAGAGAAGAAATGAGCAAAGTAGATGCTCATTGGGAGCTGATCCCGGAGATTAAGAAACTTCGTGACCGGGTGGCACCAGATACACTCTTGACGATCAATGGGGATATTCCTGATCGTCAAACTGGCTTGAAGCTCGCCCACCAATATGGTATTGATGGGGTTATGATTGGGCGTGGTATTTTCCATAATCCATTTGCCTTTGAAAAAGAGCCGAAAGACCATAGCAGTAAGGAATTGCTTGATCTTTTACGTTTGCATCTTGATCTCCACGATAAATATTCGGAATTAGGGCTACGTTCGTTCAAGGCCCTCCATCGTTTTTTCAAGATATATGTCAAAGGGTTTCGAGGAGCGAGTGGATTAAGAAATCAACTGATGACAACAGAGTCAACAGATGAAGCGCGTGCATTGCTCGATAACTTTGAGTCACACGGGGAACAGTAG
- a CDS encoding DUF2642 domain-containing protein: MNPMYAYRANPQITQNGPMQVIVIEPFIYEALRSLIGKRAVLDTTRGSVSGMVVDAKLDHVVIQEHDSTFFVRLREIVWVMPES, encoded by the coding sequence ATGAATCCTATGTATGCCTATCGCGCGAATCCGCAAATAACACAAAACGGACCGATGCAAGTTATTGTCATAGAGCCTTTCATATATGAAGCGCTACGCAGTCTAATTGGAAAAAGAGCCGTCCTTGATACCACACGTGGTTCCGTTAGCGGAATGGTTGTTGATGCAAAGCTTGATCATGTTGTCATTCAAGAGCATGATTCTACATTCTTTGTTCGTCTACGTGAAATCGTTTGGGTAATGCCTGAATCTTAA
- a CDS encoding MFS transporter, producing MEDESLLLHFLENHFHKGILILTSDEVCNLLLLYIIIAVAFIDTFSQLPIISPFSISLGASPLLVGVIIGMYSFSNIIGNVFSGIWTDRVGPKQVLCIGMFTVGTVVFLYSIVENPYQLLLVRFLHGIGGGLIVPAAFTLLGTQNERQTKGKTMSFSGASVGIAAITGPAMGAIITERLGFDWLFYIVAFVMIVFGFIAVFLTNGKRAEQKEKVTEPQNNNYPTKAVTSWVTSPLMGAYVSIFLLLFTLGILTYSLPLKIEDLHMNARTTGILLSVFGAVAIFFFLLPTNKVFDKYKKSSLMQMGLMIISIALVLLTISLTLPSLFIAMAVYGIGFALLFPSTSATVIEFSKERKRGKAFGLFYACFSLGVVTGSMFAGFFAFMSSYVFVLGALTLLLVVFLKSWLPKVLH from the coding sequence ATGGAGGATGAAAGTTTACTTTTGCATTTTTTAGAAAATCACTTCCATAAGGGTATTTTAATTTTAACTTCGGATGAGGTGTGTAACTTGCTCTTACTATATATCATTATTGCGGTCGCCTTTATTGATACCTTTTCACAGTTACCGATTATTTCCCCATTCTCAATTAGTCTTGGGGCAAGCCCGTTGTTGGTTGGGGTCATCATAGGAATGTATTCATTTTCTAATATCATTGGAAATGTTTTTTCTGGAATTTGGACCGATCGAGTAGGTCCTAAACAGGTGCTTTGCATAGGGATGTTTACAGTCGGGACTGTTGTCTTCCTATACTCAATCGTAGAAAATCCCTACCAGCTACTATTGGTTCGGTTTCTCCACGGAATTGGAGGTGGCTTGATCGTTCCTGCAGCCTTTACGTTATTGGGGACTCAAAATGAGCGTCAAACGAAGGGGAAAACGATGTCCTTTTCTGGTGCCTCCGTTGGAATTGCTGCCATCACTGGTCCTGCAATGGGGGCGATTATTACAGAGAGGCTAGGTTTTGATTGGCTATTTTATATTGTCGCCTTTGTTATGATTGTCTTTGGATTTATTGCGGTATTCTTAACAAATGGGAAGCGAGCAGAACAAAAGGAGAAGGTGACTGAACCACAAAATAACAATTACCCTACTAAAGCTGTGACTTCTTGGGTGACAAGCCCTTTGATGGGTGCTTATGTATCGATTTTTTTATTACTATTCACATTGGGGATTCTCACCTATTCGTTACCTCTAAAAATTGAGGACCTTCATATGAATGCACGGACTACAGGCATTCTCTTAAGTGTATTTGGAGCAGTAGCGATTTTCTTTTTTCTCCTACCTACAAATAAGGTGTTTGATAAATATAAAAAATCATCCCTGATGCAGATGGGCCTTATGATTATCAGTATAGCCTTAGTATTGTTGACAATATCACTTACGTTACCGAGCTTATTCATTGCCATGGCAGTTTATGGAATTGGGTTTGCATTACTTTTTCCATCCACCAGTGCAACAGTTATCGAGTTCTCAAAAGAACGAAAACGAGGGAAAGCATTTGGCTTATTTTATGCTTGTTTTTCTCTCGGTGTAGTTACAGGGTCTATGTTTGCAGGTTTTTTTGCGTTTATGTCTTCTTACGTATTTGTTCTGGGGGCGCTAACTTTGTTACTTGTGGTTTTCTTGAAGAGTTGGCTACCTAAAGTTTTGCATTAG
- a CDS encoding malate:quinone oxidoreductase yields MSNRGTKTDVILIGAGIMSATLGSLLKELVPDWEIKVFEKLPKSGEESSNEWNNAGTGHAALCELNYTPEKSDGTVDITKAISINEQFQVSMQFWSHLVNKKLIHNPEDFIMPLPHMSLVQGEENVSFLKKRFEALSNNPLFDGMEFSDDPKKLKDWIPLIMEERDSKEPIAATKIDNGTDVNFGALTNMLFDHLESKNVSMNYNCDVSNIKRTSDGLWELKVKNNNNGTIERHTAKFVFIGGGGGSLHLLQKSGIPEGRRIGGFPVSGIFMACNNPEVVEQHHAKVYGKAKVGAPPMSVPHLDTRFINNRKSLLFGPFAGFSPKFLKYGSMLDLLTSVKADNLVTMMAAGAKNMPLTKYLIQQVMLSKEQRMEELREFIPNAKSEDWDLVVAGQRVQVIKDTEAGGKGTLQFGTEVVTASDGSIAALLGASPGASTAVQVMLEVIRKCFPEQINEWEPKIKEMIPSYGKKLMENPELLKEVHKSTAEALGLNDELSNQVKALDENIEVLEKV; encoded by the coding sequence ATGAGCAACAGAGGAACTAAAACAGACGTCATTTTAATTGGTGCCGGAATCATGAGTGCGACTTTAGGGTCACTGTTGAAAGAATTAGTACCAGATTGGGAAATAAAAGTATTTGAAAAGCTCCCAAAGTCAGGAGAGGAAAGCTCGAATGAATGGAATAATGCAGGAACAGGGCATGCGGCACTGTGCGAGCTTAACTATACGCCTGAAAAGTCAGATGGAACAGTAGATATTACTAAAGCGATAAGTATTAATGAGCAGTTTCAGGTTTCAATGCAGTTTTGGTCTCATCTTGTAAACAAGAAGTTGATACATAATCCAGAAGATTTTATTATGCCATTGCCACATATGAGTTTAGTACAAGGCGAAGAAAATGTATCTTTTTTAAAGAAGCGTTTTGAAGCGCTGTCAAATAATCCATTATTTGATGGAATGGAGTTTTCTGATGATCCGAAGAAATTAAAGGATTGGATTCCACTTATTATGGAAGAACGAGATTCGAAAGAACCAATAGCTGCAACTAAAATCGACAATGGAACAGATGTTAACTTTGGCGCACTCACAAACATGTTATTTGACCATTTAGAGAGTAAGAACGTTAGTATGAACTACAATTGTGATGTTAGCAATATTAAACGTACGAGCGATGGATTGTGGGAATTGAAAGTTAAAAATAATAATAATGGGACGATCGAACGGCATACCGCGAAATTTGTCTTTATCGGAGGCGGAGGCGGAAGTCTGCATTTATTACAAAAATCCGGCATTCCTGAAGGGAGACGCATTGGCGGATTCCCTGTTAGTGGAATATTTATGGCTTGTAATAATCCAGAGGTTGTCGAGCAGCATCACGCAAAAGTTTATGGGAAAGCAAAGGTTGGTGCTCCTCCAATGTCTGTCCCGCACCTTGATACACGGTTTATTAACAATAGAAAATCGTTATTATTCGGGCCATTTGCTGGCTTCTCACCGAAGTTTTTAAAATATGGTTCAATGCTTGATTTGCTAACTTCCGTAAAAGCAGATAATCTCGTAACGATGATGGCAGCAGGAGCCAAAAACATGCCTTTAACAAAATATTTGATTCAGCAAGTTATGCTATCAAAAGAACAGCGTATGGAAGAGTTGCGTGAATTTATCCCTAATGCTAAAAGTGAGGATTGGGATTTAGTCGTTGCAGGACAACGTGTGCAAGTGATCAAGGATACAGAAGCTGGTGGTAAAGGAACACTCCAATTTGGTACGGAAGTTGTTACTGCTTCTGATGGTTCAATCGCAGCGCTACTTGGTGCGTCTCCGGGTGCATCTACTGCTGTACAGGTTATGCTTGAAGTAATCAGAAAATGCTTCCCTGAACAAATAAATGAGTGGGAGCCGAAGATTAAAGAAATGATCCCTTCTTATGGCAAGAAACTAATGGAGAACCCAGAGCTTTTAAAAGAAGTCCATAAGTCAACAGCAGAGGCGCTAGGTTTAAATGACGAGTTATCAAACCAAGTGAAAGCTTTGGATGAAAATATAGAGGTACTGGAAAAAGTATAA
- a CDS encoding DUF342 domain-containing protein, whose translation MSNFHNTIRVDELVNDLIKHDEEQFNKHIELTEQQVRQRSQQTDHELLTEHDGFIEMRNGELFIRSPKENGRQPILCPHPKLELYLNGKIITSNTFVKERDQISLKVKQGESFQVTVSSDQLEVYLTILPEAFLTYELKDKRRSLQFTFDVKKKKHDVNIEQFSSLIIEEVFKRGIQCDINTTAILDEIKSPTFQPVIIAEGLPIIESRDAYIDTFFQTKIEVSYEDINGKIDFKNRLKIPNVKTGDVIAKVHEPLEGRDGLTVYGKTLAAKPPKNIEVRSKKRVEITKDGRAIALYPGRPTITGNVIKYFDITKTHEIRGDVDIKTGNVHFNGDVIIHGDIKEDMQVEALGNIYISGHVYSARVISSQSIYIAGTTINSTIIAGQHGILMNEVYKLIQDFHFQFTQLLKATDMILEQIKAQDITYTIGQVIATLVEQKFHMIPDTLKTFDTLITEAKKQGIDTPVHLIILKRSLHHFSGYHQMNAIQSKQVIENIIFSLDEVIHQMESSITTESDIVLHQADMSTIKTNGTIRVTGRGTLNSNLFAGRTIAYEKEDSSIRGGKIESVGSITAGVIGTDTGSTPELIAGEEIKMKQLNQAHIKIKNSTKSLYEQRTNVTFSYESATKSIISYTTEGES comes from the coding sequence ATGTCTAATTTCCATAACACTATCAGGGTCGATGAACTCGTCAATGACCTTATCAAGCATGATGAAGAGCAATTCAATAAACATATTGAACTCACTGAGCAGCAAGTGAGGCAGCGCAGTCAACAAACGGATCATGAACTATTAACTGAACATGACGGTTTTATTGAAATGCGCAATGGCGAATTGTTCATCCGTAGCCCGAAAGAAAATGGTAGGCAACCGATATTGTGCCCCCATCCAAAGCTAGAATTATATCTAAATGGTAAAATCATAACTAGCAATACATTCGTCAAAGAACGTGATCAAATCTCTTTGAAAGTAAAACAAGGGGAGTCATTTCAAGTCACGGTTAGTAGCGACCAACTTGAAGTCTATTTAACGATACTCCCTGAAGCTTTTTTAACCTATGAATTGAAAGATAAACGGCGTTCATTACAATTTACTTTTGATGTTAAAAAAAAGAAGCATGATGTTAATATAGAACAATTTAGTTCATTAATTATCGAAGAAGTTTTCAAAAGAGGGATTCAATGCGATATCAACACAACAGCCATACTTGATGAAATTAAATCACCAACCTTCCAACCTGTAATCATTGCGGAAGGCCTTCCCATTATTGAGTCTCGAGATGCTTATATTGATACGTTCTTCCAAACAAAAATCGAAGTTTCCTATGAAGATATCAATGGAAAAATAGACTTTAAAAACAGACTAAAAATCCCGAACGTTAAAACTGGGGACGTCATTGCGAAAGTCCATGAGCCATTAGAGGGAAGAGATGGGTTAACTGTATATGGCAAAACACTTGCTGCTAAGCCACCTAAAAACATAGAGGTCCGTAGTAAAAAACGTGTAGAAATAACAAAGGATGGTCGTGCTATTGCCTTGTACCCTGGTCGTCCAACGATTACTGGTAATGTCATTAAATATTTTGATATTACAAAAACCCATGAAATCCGTGGTGATGTTGATATCAAAACCGGTAATGTTCATTTTAATGGTGATGTCATTATCCACGGAGATATCAAGGAAGACATGCAAGTCGAAGCACTCGGCAATATCTATATCAGCGGCCATGTCTATTCGGCACGTGTGATTTCGTCACAAAGTATTTATATCGCTGGTACTACCATCAACAGTACGATCATTGCAGGGCAACACGGCATTTTAATGAATGAAGTATACAAACTTATTCAAGATTTCCACTTCCAATTTACACAATTACTTAAAGCGACCGATATGATATTGGAACAGATTAAGGCACAAGACATTACCTATACAATTGGCCAAGTGATCGCTACATTGGTTGAACAAAAGTTTCATATGATCCCAGATACACTTAAAACATTTGATACCTTGATCACAGAAGCTAAAAAGCAAGGGATTGACACTCCTGTTCACCTTATCATCCTAAAACGGTCGTTACATCACTTTAGCGGCTACCATCAAATGAACGCTATTCAGTCAAAGCAAGTCATTGAAAATATTATATTTTCATTGGATGAAGTCATTCATCAAATGGAATCATCAATTACAACGGAAAGTGATATTGTTTTACACCAAGCAGATATGTCAACAATAAAGACTAATGGCACGATTAGAGTAACTGGTAGAGGAACTTTAAATTCGAACTTGTTTGCTGGACGTACAATTGCCTATGAAAAAGAAGATTCATCCATTCGTGGCGGAAAAATTGAAAGTGTTGGCTCAATCACTGCAGGAGTCATCGGCACCGACACAGGCTCAACTCCAGAGTTAATAGCTGGTGAAGAAATTAAAATGAAACAATTAAACCAAGCGCACATCAAAATTAAGAACTCAACAAAGTCCTTGTATGAACAACGAACCAACGTCACATTTTCTTATGAAAGTGCAACAAAATCAATCATCTCTTATACAACTGAAGGAGAGTCCTAA